TCCCAAAAGTTGTGTACTTACTCTAGgacacacgtgtcaaactcaaggcccgggggccaaatccggcccctcgcaaattttgatccagcacgcatatcaatttaggttcacaacaGTTTTTGGCCCGAGTAGTTGTGCACCATAACAAAAAAGTCAGGAAACAGATTTTGGCAGATTTGCTGACTTTGAGCCTCAGAAATTCCCACAAcaatattcaggctgtgaaacaggttgttgtgagtcagctgtgtgggagcctgcttttaaaaaatgtaatttttcacGATTTGCTAAATTCTGTGATCGCTAagaaacttttttgctgacttttttagggttCTATGTCAACCAAACTGTATGGGAGAAAGCTATACGAGACATGCAACAATACAGCCAAAGATATTTCACTTTTTcggttaaataaaagcatgtcagtaaactatacatgtctggcccttattgtgattctcatttccagtgtggcccttaggtCACCCCTGCTATAGGAGAATGCCACTTGATCTGGTGTAACCTTTGTCATGTCATAACAATCTAGCTACCTTGACAACAGGGCCTCTTGGCGTCACACAGACCAGCACATTGTCAGGCTTCAGGTCTCGGTGGGTGATCCCCAGACTATGCAGGAAGGCCAGAGCACTGCAGAGCTGTCGCACCACGCTGTGGTTACGCTGGGAGTCGGGTGGCCTGGAGAGCAGATACTGATTCAAGTCGCCCCCATCACAGTACTCCATCACTAGCCACAGGGCCAAGCAACGCAGGGGTCCCGGCTGCTCTTCCTCCGTCTGGGCCGGTCTCTTCCTGGCTCTGTTTTGAGGCCTTTGTGGGGTTGTAGAATCACATGCATTTGATTTAGTCTTGTCCTGGAGCTTGGGCTTGGCCTGAACAGTGTTGGTCCTGTCCTGAAGTCTTGAGACAGAGTTGGTCCCCCGCTGGGTGTCATTCCTTTCCTGACTTTGTGGTGCTCCGACTATAGTGCCTTTCAGCACGCTCTCAACTAGACGTGGAGGCAGTTTCCCTGGTTTTAGGGGCTTCAGGCTCCTTGGCCCAGtctgcagcaggcagctgtggAGCGCAATGACATTGGCATGGTTCTTGGCAGTGGCTCTCATGGCCCACAGCTCTTGCAGGTAGAGTTCAATGCTCTCCGGGTTGCTGCAGGGCAGCCGCTTGATAGCCACCCTCTGTCCTGTTTTGGCCATATGGCCCTCAAAGACAACACCATAGCTGCCTCGTCCTACCTCCCTCTCTAAAGTGTAGAGCTCCTCCATCTCTCACAGGGAATGGAGACTAACGCAAGTgctaagaaaaataaaataactaagGTTAGTATGATAATAAATTACACGTAGCGTTAATGTACAAAACCGTTAGCTAAATGAGTCGGGCGTTAACCGTGAAATAGCTGACAAAAGTTTAGCTAGAGAACGTTACAGCACCTTACCTGactgctttttaagtttaactTAGCTACGTAATGACGGGAGCCACCAAAATTAAAGCTACAGATGATAAAGGTTAATTTAACGCAGCTGGTATTCCTAACGCTAACATTACACTTCACAACTAACGTTATCAACTgacgtagctagctaacattatgtGCTACAGCTAACGTTTTTTACTCCCCAAATAACTTAGCTAGcttcctgttgttgttttttcaagtTGAAGTTAACAATACATAGACATAGCTAAGTTACTATAAATGACTTACATTTTCTAAGTGGCCTCGAGACCATAAAAAGTAAGTGACTGAATACGTTTAACATGGCGCTGTCTGTAGCCACCATGAATGTATTTTAAGCCACACTAACGTTATTCTTAAAGTTAACGTCGGTTTGAAAGGGAAGCGACACACAAAGCTCTACCTTCAAATGAGCTCTcgttattttgatttcaaaCTTACCCACAAGACTTCAGCTTACATTACCAGCAATGAATCGATTTGAATCTGCAATCTAGCTACTTGATTGACAAACCGTCTCGCACCATATTCCACGAATTTGGATAATTTACTGATAATCAACCACTGAGATAGCTAAACTAGaacagaacaacaacacaaatgttACACTTCCTTGTCAAAATTCAGAGCGTCCCGCTCTGTCTGTACGTGCATTATGATTGGCTACGGAAACTCATCCGCGTGTTgtgattggttggttggttgacAGCAGATTTCGAATTGTCCAAGCCGCCAATCAAAGGCAGAGaagggcgggtcatgccttcCCCTGTCCCTCCGGACCATCCATTCTAGCATCAACCAAATTGTCAGCTGGGTTAATGATTTTTAAAGGTATGGAAACGGACTATTGATTTCAGACAGAATGAAAATAGTCATTGAAACatttatattaaggcatgacaatATACTTAACACAATAAAGCGATATTAGCTAGAAAATACAATGCTAAAGGACGCAGTTTTCCAGCTGCAATGTTTGTCAGAAGTGTAGGCTACTGTAGGCACATTAGGCTACTTTGCTCAGAGAGAAAAAGTCTATTTTGGTAGATTCACAGTTCAGGACACATTAGACTAAAATCTATGCTTCAGTGGGTCCTCAGTTTTCAGTACTGAGAAGCATTTagtataaaaaaaagtgctgaGAATGCCTTACTAAAGTGATTACCTGAATATGTACTCTATTATGAGCTGGGACAGCTTTGTAATCAAGTCattgaatttgacaaaaaaagcacGGGAAGTGCAAAAACACCAAACTTCCCTCATTGCTGCGGTCCCATTTAATCACAAAAGACctgaacaaaacacacacacacacacacacacacacctacctatatatatacacacacacacacacacacacacacacacaatgagtgGGTGCTGCATCAGACTGCTTTTTGGTGGAGGAGCGGCAACCGTGGTGATGACAGATAAcagcattggtgtgtgtgtgtgtgtgtgtgtgtgtgtgtgtgtgtgtgtgtgtgtgtgtgtgtgtgtatgtgtgtttgttcttcAGAGAGAATATAATAGGAAACATGGTGATTCATTGCACTGAAGCACACTGAAAGAAAATAgctttgaagtgtgtgtgtgtgtgtgtgcgtgtgtgcatgtgtgtgtgtgtgcgtgcacgcgcGTGCCTGCCTGTGTGAGTGCTTGTGATCCATAGCTTTTATCAGTGATGCCAATCATGAATACTCTTTATTAGCTAAAGAAGATGGAGTCAGTCACACTTGACTTGTTTTTATCTTGAAGCAAATGCCCTCTATTCTATTATTTCACTTGCTTTGACAGATATCTGGATGCAGACATTGGACATAATATATAGAGTGCATTCTGCCTGGAGAATTTATTAGGAAATGTTTCGTGGAAACCACTCAAAGGTGCCAGAATTGGATTTCCCGACAAATTCAATAAGGCAGTCCAGGCACCCCAAAAAGATGTTAACAAGTCCAATAAGAATTATAGTTTTAATCACCTCTGTTTTCAGACTAATTGTGCGTCTGTGGGGGCGTTGCTCGCTAATTATGGAGTCCACCAGCAGGAGGGGCAACAGTAATTATTTCCTTTGATTGAGGTCAAAACCCTTGCATTTAATCCTGAGGTCTATCCCGCACTCCCCACACAAAGAGAGTAAACATCTTCTCAGCATCCCGTACTCAATTTCACAGCAGTCACTCTTTTACAAAATGATTATTTTCTTCCTCAGTAAGCCAGCTTTTCACTGAAGAGACTGTCACATTGTCTGCCCGCATCCTCGTGTCTTTGTTGTGTAAACCCCATGTCCTTAGATTACATTATTTCTATGAGAAAGAAAGTGCTTTTCTGCTTTCAGATGCCCCTTTGTAACTGGCAACTAGCTGGCAATGAAAAGGAAATATCTGAAGGGAGTTGTGCAATAGCATCGATATATACAAACACATGAAATACTGCTGTATGTCTCACCGAATGCTTACACTCTGAAATAAAACTTTGTAAAGTTGTTTTCAGTTTACACTGCAGATTTTCCGAGCAGAGGCGTAATTCTTCTccaatgcaaaaaaaatttaaGCGGCTTTTGGGATGGAAATGCAATTCTTTTTCCTGAGGGAAATTCATTTTCGGCCCTGCTGTTAATAACAGTCACTTGTGCCTTGACAGGTGAAAAGCCCAGAGCTGCCATAAACCTCGGCAgagaaaccccccccccacactctCTTCTGGTTTCACATCATTGGGTTTCATTGTGGAGGAGGACGGTAAAAAATCAGCTGCATGAGATGGAGAGGAGTCCAGGACTTCAACATGAACGGCGGATATGATCTGAATAATGGTCAGTTTTGGCAGGGAGCCCACCAGCCAGATCACTCAGCGCTTTTTTTCATCCTCGGAACCACTTTGGGCTCTAAAGAAATCTCCTAAATTGTTGTTTGTGTAGAAAGTCAAAGTATAACTTGGTGTTGGAGCCATTAAACCCAAAAGAAAGTGGTATATATGTGCAACTTTAGGAAAATACTGCTAAGTGCTTATGTCTCTTTATTGGCAAATCAAGTTCATTATAGGGAACTGTCTTGGGACAGATAATACATTTATACTGATTGCATAATAAGTTCTGCTTTTATGTCGGCTATCATTCtctcagatttaaaaaaaaatataaaaaatagtgcatataaaacacatttgcaatacctaaaaaaaggtttaaagcATTTTATTCATCATTCTTTGATTCATGGTAAAGGGAGAATAGATTGAAGtgctgataataataattatttatcaTGTTTCCGTTGATAAAAAAAtccatacatttttattatgaaCCTTCTTCAGCTTTAATGCTGTCATGTATGGAAACCAATTACACATTTCTATAGACGGATTATTTGCGTTTGTAATCCTCGTGGAGAATTAGTGAATGATGAAAGCTTCAGTCTTAGACAACACCGGCGTTTTTTTCAACACTGAAATGGCTTAGGCTCTACTCCATGCCAGaactaggtttttttttttttaagattatctGTGGAAATAATAATATTCTCCCTTCAAATTGATACTTGGGTTTATTTTACACGTcatataaatgacaaaaacctCAACAACAGTAACAAAACAGCAACCTGTGACAAAACCTAAAGGCCATACGTGAGAAAACAAACATACTTGCTAGTGTCTGATGTAACCTCATACTGTATACCCAATCGTTTTCAtaaattggaaaaaaacaatatttgatTACCCCAAATTCTGAGACAATATAGGATTTCACTGGCTTAATGCTCATGATATCTACAGCAAAACGGACATATTATCCATACCAAATGGATTTACGAGGtttgaatgtgatgttttgacCTTTTCCATCATGGAGGTAATCACTGCCTTTTGGCCACCGGAGGAAGTGTTTATGTACACTGGACAGCCAGTGGATAACAGCGATATCAATGACAGACAGGCCTCACAACAGCTGCTTGTTCTTCTAGGCTCCTTATCTCTGCCGCGCCTAGGGCTCTGTCTATGTACCCAATTCATCCATCATTATCAgacctcacacacacaggttcagGGCCAGCATTCACACTTTTACAGCGAGCAAAAGGTTAATGGCAGCTCACGACGAGGAGGGAATTGAATTTGAAGTGTAACTTAAAGACCAAAAAATAAGGGTTTTTGCTGAGGCTGAGGTTGTTATTATCAGATACATAATCCTTATATTTCCATCACATGTACTAACAATCAATTGCTACTGagctagtctcacattgccagaccttcctccacagcgctgcggaggagggtctggctagtccacacagcattccgagatgggagaaaaacgtgcgctggtgtattggcatttctttaaaccaatcaccaaCCAATCTTCTTGGGCGTCGCCTAAGCGCTGGACAGAGcaacggagccgctgcaaaatagcctcgggaaggaacttgttttggtggaacatgtgtacgtttaaaagttgtttaagtcgtgcaacagcaaactcagattggacagagagtctagctagctgtctggatttaccctgtagagatctgaagagcagttaaccatagtcctcacaaatctaccagagtttagaacggcaacacaaagagagcggaaggtaacagacatctggccgaaatgagggacatctggcggaagcaacagtccagactgaaatacctCAACAATTATTGGATGAATTGCCATGTTGAGCAGACATTCACGGTCCCccgaggatgaatcctaatagTGATTCTCTGACTCAAGTGCCACCAGCGGTAATTCTCacttatccagtgaaatatctcTCCATCTACTAGATGGATAGGCAACAGAAATTGCACAGACATCCATGGCTTTCAGCCAATGTAGCCTAATGACTTTGATGATGCCCTGGCTTGttctctagcaccaccatgaggtagatgtttgtggttttgagtcaAATGACTTGACAACTAACTATATATGATGGATTGCCATGTAATGTATGTCCCCCTCAGGAAAACTTTGCTAATatctttggtgatcccttaactttCACCCATTTCGAATGTTATCACTCCAATAGAATGGGCTACATCAGTGTTTGTCAGCCTCATAGATTTGGGTCAGAAGGGGCCTGCTACACCTACTGGTAGGTTCAGAAGGCCGTTATCATCCAGTCATATGGTAACGGTCGATGTTTGCATGGTCTGGAGTCTGGAccccttggcgtcactttttaacGCTCTGGAACTTCCATtgtgaatttaaacaaaatgaatgtggttaggtttaggcaacaaaactattTAAGTATAATATCATGGTATgggttaaaatatgtttttggtgtcaattaaaggccctgaacacccacacaggtgttttcatttaaactagctgattagacctcttcccaggactgtgtgggtgtgtaaaaagactgattgattgacatcttcctaaACCTCTTGTTAGCTTTGTTGCCCCTGTTAGGGCGGGACAAATGACACCTTTATCATTGTTATTGGTAGAaaagatttgtgacctaataaattCCCATCTATGCTCTGacccaccttcaacctgagcagagtcTAATCAGCCACAATAACTTaaatcacctgtgtgggtgtttagAGGCGTTAAGAACTTGAACGTAAAGAACGTTACGTAAGAAAGTTGACTtatgtaactttaaaaaaaacaactccacGTTGACATTGGtgttagtctggctatcaccagaccaagctcaatcttttaagattgaacattagtctggggagtctgctctgtattttctactgcacaagaagcgtgatcaacgggcatagttcaaattaCTCTGTACGCagttggatagtccttcaaccaatcagcgcaaCCAACTGTGACACGACCGCAACAACAGGGTTTGAGCTGAGCTCCATTCTTTTGGCCACCAGCGGGGCTAGCTGGTAAATTAGGCTTTTACCAAAGCCGGTTGGTATCATCCTTCTTTTGTAGGAATTGTtccgttttcagagaaaacttgcctttaagaaatcttttaaaacagcagcgacagcggcatcaacgggttgctgcgcttcggtggccgctatgttgaatgtaaacaaaaacctgcttgccgtcgcttctctatcgtcatcgtgttaaacctgcCAATAGCACGctaggtggataagccagtttgtgattggtccccacagatttgtaacggaagcaggatagaaaaatGATCAGGTTTCCAGCcttgagctgcagggcgaaatcaaatcgccggcagatcggtctgggtttacccagtctacatTGGTGTcacacgggacacaaactctggtctcctgggtgaaattGTTCAATACCTTGGCTTGTGAAAAAAATACTTGTAATCAATGACATTCTCATCAGCCTcagagctttttcactgaaaaaagCTGCCTGCTGCGGCTAAAAAACAACACTATGAGAGTGGTGAGAGTGAATCAGAACAGTAAAGTTTGTGGGccggacagctaaacaatgagctggaACTTGCTATAAAGCTTCGTaaagcagagaggagctgcacctTCACGGGATACTTCTTTGTAGGTTCATCAATACAAGCTACTCACATTGTTTTCATGCTGTCATTTGATACGTTGTTATTATTAAGATATGAATTACGTTGCTGTCTATCCTGTTTGTTTCATCATAATTGTTATTCTTCTGGTTGACATCATCATCTAAACCGAACACTCAACATGTGTTACAGAGAAAAGCTCTCGGGACCTTGGGACAGGTCTTTTTTTCCGTCCCCAAATCTCCTGCATGACTCATTCTAACCTCCTATCTGCAGACCCAGGCTGTCTGCATACTCAGCCACGCTCTCTACGTTGTTCATTCTTTCGTTCACAAAAGATAGAACAAAGTCTCCTATTCAGGTGCGCCATTaccaccaacaaaaaaaaagacttgtttttttttccctctgacCCAGCACAAACAACCCTATCGACCGGTGATCATCTCCATGgcgctgcttttttttttaacttcacttGAATTTCTGAGGTAAAAACATCCGATTGGATATGCTATTGTCTCCCTGACCTTGGCAGCAGGTTGGCGTCGAGGGTTGTGGGTTTTTATGGACATCTTTAGACATAGGAATTCTGCATCAATCTCACGGTGGATGATGCATATTTTTAGAGCCCCATTACTTGGCTCAATGAAGACGGGAACTGGTGGCGTAGGCGATGCCTCCTACGTCAGCGCGGGTCACAGGGTTGGGTGTCTGTCCGGGGGTTTGTGCGTAACAGAATAGGGGGAATCCACCCCTTCTTTCTAGCCCTCCCCTAGGGTGATGTGAATGGTGATATGcaggggaagggagggaggaggggggcagggGGGGGAGAACTGGAGGGTTGAGCCAGGAGGGAAGGGGTGTGCCATTATAAGAAGCCTCAGAGGAGGCATGCATTCAGTTGTTGAACACCCTTAGCCAAAGGATACGAGCCGagccaccaaaaaaaaaaaaaaaactctcctgTAGCCACGGAAAGGAGGACTCTGAGCAAATATCTTTACGTCACAGAAAACAGGTAAGGAAGTCCTCAAGTGTGACTTCGTTTTCAGTACGAGTGTGAGCCTACCTGTGTGCAGAGATTGTGCAGTTAAGTGAATACTAAGAGCTGAGAAAAAGGCACTTGTTTATAGATGAGTTAATTAGAAAAAGGATTAGTTGTCGCGTGTGTGCACAAACCACCGGCTAACACGTCCCGGTGGGATTATTGTTGTTTAAGGGCAACCACTGTTAGGattctccctctttcattccctttaattactattattatttttttttttttattgagtctGTCGTTTCTGCTTTGTCTGTTTCTggctttttgtaatttgggtttTGGACCTCCGAGGTGATCCTGTTAACAAGCCTCCTCACCTGccgtaatcattttttttttttttttttttttttttttccatcacacTGATTGTCTCCCTGCGGCTCTAAAGGTAGCACAGTCAGCGTCAGTAGTACCCACATCGCACCTGATTATTACTTCATTAACGAGTCCCAGATCGTGTTGAGAACACAGTGAGTTACTCTGCTGCACTTTGTATTGGGCTAAGGGGTACAAAGGTAGAGTGTATAAAAATATATCATATAATATAAACTATAATACAGAAAACAGTTAAAAATCATTATAAAATGTAGCTTACAAATGTAGGGGGGGTGGAAGGCTGGAGAAGTGAATCAGCTGAACGTTGTTATTATGCTAAAGTGCGTGATAATGATAATTTTAATGGCAATGGTAATGAACGTGCGTaatctttttttccattatcaGCAAAGACGATCCTGGCGCAGACGGGTGGTTAATGTGCCATTCACAGATAAATGACTTCACACAGGGGGAAATGTTTGATAAAGAATGGAACGTGTTTACAGTCGGATACAGTAGTTCACAGGTATGTCAGGCTCAGAATAATGTATTTAGGTCTGTTTAGGTTTGTTTTTCGTATTCattttgttgaaaaatgtgctttggcttttaggcattttccattgaaaaaaaattctacatTCATATACCTGAGAGTCCCCTCAATATTTGGTTGAAAATAATCATGGAGGAtccataaaaacaaatcaaattttTTGTTAATCCGTTTCTGTATTTGTTATACATTTAAAATTGGTTTAATCTAATCATACCTGACATTGTTGGCAAGGAATGGCCTGATTTCATTTGCAGTTTATTTATTCTGTCTTGGTTGCTTGCGTTTGCCAGTACATCATGAGCATTCTCCCTCTAATcagctaaaaagaaaaaagcttttAGCATTTCTGCTGCCTACGCTAAGATTGAACTGATTACAATGTTGACAGGATTTGTCAACAGTGTTTGAGGCCTCCGTGTCAATATTCATTAAGAGTGCTTGTAGTGTTTTACATAATACAAATCCTCTTCGTGATCAGAGAATGCTCTACTCAGGAAGAAGAACGGCAAAGTTTCCACGTACCCCTCCCTCCTGTATCTGTTACCCTCCTCCCATGCACAAGTATTTTGCagttcatcacttttttttttcagcttcgGTGTCGTCACCTTGATAAAAAAGTATAGGGAGCTTGTCTGGCCGTGCTTAGATTGCTTTCCCCTGGCTCCATGTCCAATGGATTAGTGCAGGTGTCAACGCAGCTTCACAGCAACCATATCAATGATGACACCATGTCAGCTGCCTAACACTCTGCAGAATTTCAGTTATACAGTCTGAGGGCTGGTGGGAAGTAACACTGCAGGACTGAGTGCATCATTAGGGGCGTAATGTCCCTGTTGTGTTAAAACCCTGTGTTTTCCTTGACAATTAAAGTTTTCGGACATTGttaattcactttttttatcCTCATTTGGTTTTAATGTCatgtttatttgatagggacagATGCTACCACATAGATATTTGAACAACGAATCTTAAATCTAACCTGCATCCTacactatacagtatatctgcccattgcacatactacagtatatatattctttgcattctgcactcaacccattcagcctcctTTCTCTTAtgcttttttgtgtatgtatgcaccattcaccaaggcaaacttactgtggcaataaacccctttctgattctgagtaGAGATGGTCCAATACCTGAACTTGATAcagagtactgatccgataccagtgtgtcatatatattttattatgttttaacagctgtacactactatccctgtatggatgtgatatgatttctatctttgttgtcagcctggctcaggttaaactttttgtgaaacataaacaagcacaaacaatgaacgccgcagaactttcttttactaTCCAGTTTGtcagtcagtcataacggaaaaagaacataactAAATcactttaaagtacattttcttcagggctaaattacatgttatcggatcggtgcataaactccagtacttgccGATTCTGATAGCAGCATTTGAGGCGGTATAGGAGGCTTTTCAGATACAGTCTGGTCTCActgaattccgtgaaatgatcacgaactgttaacaccgcattacgtggtggtggcacggaatgtgtgaaaattccgtgtggccaccacggaaaacaatgccaatgtaaagtcaatgagaagatgacgtagcattaggagcgactacggaagcgagtagtatgaaagcccgaaaatctgcgtagggaggttggttggggtgctggatgggtcaaacacaaggactttcacccaggagaccggagatcgtgtcccgcgtgtcacatttcctaaacccaaccatcccgttcttctcttccta
This Sander lucioperca isolate FBNREF2018 chromosome 9, SLUC_FBN_1.2, whole genome shotgun sequence DNA region includes the following protein-coding sequences:
- the si:ch211-63o20.7 gene encoding serine/threonine-protein kinase pdik1l-B, coding for MEELYTLEREVGRGSYGVVFEGHMAKTGQRVAIKRLPCSNPESIELYLQELWAMRATAKNHANVIALHSCLLQTGPRSLKPLKPGKLPPRLVESVLKGTIVGAPQSQERNDTQRGTNSVSRLQDRTNTVQAKPKLQDKTKSNACDSTTPQRPQNRARKRPAQTEEEQPGPLRCLALWLVMEYCDGGDLNQYLLSRPPDSQRNHSVVRQLCSALAFLHSLGITHRDLKPDNVLVCVTPRGPVVKVADFGLSKMSEGLLDGDLTRQHFSSTCGSDFYMAPEVWGGLTYSAQADIFSLGVMFWAVLERITFLEEGAPQEQLGAYVCKGRSGWLMPLGEALWENADLQLCIPMKFKRAPPLPPPPGPAMCALLLDMLASNPDARPPADQLEARVRSALEEDSR